One genomic window of Dermacentor andersoni chromosome 8, qqDerAnde1_hic_scaffold, whole genome shotgun sequence includes the following:
- the LOC129383242 gene encoding uncharacterized protein: protein MAKLPSERSATRGFEKPAEKPAEGEAAPLEADGPRPKAKQPREEMGTVGGPEQRVAARPDSAGKNAMDKRHNLRAKRRRLKHLEQRQAAARRASLHYKPNMAMLPVQNDTMFLAGLTAGANEPKRKSVGQEGSSSSTKSSKSVESDAKLASSENAPVKNVEEKPVSAQNSAKTGKRASLSVSSVRAFGESAAIKRPPDMPGAKPGVHEDSCANVDAAVAARDIPKSTVATAEQLGAGVDDRPQVPSAEEEPKRDPIPEAKREKKSKPKTRRKGHKRHYKKEAD, encoded by the exons ATGGCTAAGCTTCCGTCTGAGCGGTCCGCCACTCGAGGCTTCGAAAAGCCTGCAGAAAAGCCTGCAGAAGGGGAGGCAGCACCACTGGAAGCTGACGGACCACGGCCAAAAGCAAAGCAGCCGCGAGAAGAGATGGGCACCGTAGGTGGTCCGGAACAACGTGTGGCGGCCAGACCGGATTCCGCTGGAAAGAATGCTATGGACAAGCGGCACAATCTTCGAGCTAAACGTCGCAGACTGAAGCATCTAGAACAGAGG CAAGCAGCTGCGCGCCGAGCCTCACTGCATTACAAGCCCAATATGGCCATGCTTCCCGTTCAGAATGACACGATGTTTCTGGCGGGGCTGACAGCAGGAGCCAACGAACCTAAGAGAAAAAGCGTCGGGCAAGAGGGCTCCTCATCCTCAACAAAGTCGTCCAAGTCTGTGGAGTCTGACGCAAAGTTGGCTTCCTCTGAAAACGCTCCAGTCAAAAACGTAGAAGAGAAGCCGGTCAGTGCACAGAATTCGGCGAAAACCGGAAAGCGGGCCTCGTTGTCAGTCTCCAGCGTAAGGGCTTTTGGCGAGTCAGCCGCGATAAAGCGACCTCCTGACATGCCTGGGGCAAAGCCGGGCGTCCACGAAGATTCTTGTGCCAACGTGGACGCAGCCGTAGCCGCGAGAGACATTCCAAAGTCAACAGTGGCAACGGCGGAACAGCTGGGTGCCGGGGTCGACGATAGACCGCAGGTTCCTTCGGCAGAAGAGGAGCCTAAACGTGACCCGATTCCGGAGGCTaagcgagaaaagaaaagcaagccaAAGACTCGGAGAAAGGGACACAAGCGCCACTACAAGAAAGAGGCAGATTAA